The proteins below are encoded in one region of Nitrospira sp.:
- a CDS encoding permease: MVSLLSMKPVIRAMGLLAGTQAIAHPVRTALTFLGVALGVAAPVAIELANREVLHSFQRTVVEVAGAATLEIAANEEGLNEDAIRVVRAHPDVIFALPILSRTARDMASREVVTVLGTDLMQAADAKPIDWGESDARTFQSVSQDDAVLLGRRLANEWGVGEGGLRRLALGSRVLTVKIGGVVQATSGFESVWERMVIMDIAAAQEWFESVGRLDRIDVVTNPHADVRAVQRQLESQLPYGTIVRRPVQRGEQVEAMVAAFRINLLMLSAVGLLVGGFLVYNTLSFSVAQRRRDIGILRAIGLSTRGVAAVFLCEGLGYGVIGGATGSALGILLSHSLMGVVERNISDLYISMSEVPALWPTLSQVAPVVSAGMLGGVALSLLGAWNPSREASRTHIVAALAPGGYELARIPRLRRWWWSGIGLIGCAVVLACLPPRGAVPVFGYLSVLCLLLGLSALAPALIGWLETARQWSRSHRPDRDAAVSLAGLAAAAAGRAPHRNGVTMSSLLVGLAITVGVVVMIGSFRHTVEVWIDQTVVADFIVTPTGWLKTGEEPHGGRTLPRRWADRLADLAGVAGVDTYRSLNIELAGRPRTLVARDLGLHAEHSRYLFLEGDSWQVLRRTVDDRGVVISEILADATRLTVGQELILATPAGPRPFRVQGIFLDYATDGGKVVMDRSVFREYWGDDRATVIPVYAAQGTDLGRLERDIRTRLQEEVNGVDGFAVLPNAELRREILAIFDRTFGLTYVLEAMAVMIAMFGIVNTLLTAALERRRELATLQALGASQAQVTGLLVWEAAYVGALGGTLGALGGVGLAAVLVWVINKQSFGWTIPLAVPPGVLVVAFLCAVGLACAAAYWPARWIARQPVLDGLRYE, encoded by the coding sequence ATGGTGAGCCTGTTGTCTATGAAACCGGTGATCCGAGCGATGGGTTTGTTGGCCGGCACCCAGGCCATCGCGCATCCCGTGCGAACGGCTCTGACCTTTCTTGGAGTCGCACTGGGGGTTGCGGCACCGGTGGCCATCGAACTCGCCAACCGGGAGGTGTTGCACTCCTTTCAACGGACGGTCGTCGAAGTCGCGGGCGCGGCCACGTTGGAGATTGCGGCGAACGAGGAAGGATTGAACGAAGACGCCATTCGCGTCGTCCGCGCACATCCGGACGTCATCTTCGCGCTGCCCATCCTCTCTCGAACGGCGCGGGATATGGCGTCACGGGAGGTGGTCACGGTATTGGGGACCGATCTCATGCAGGCAGCGGACGCGAAGCCAATCGATTGGGGGGAGAGCGACGCGCGGACGTTTCAATCTGTCTCCCAAGACGACGCCGTCTTGCTCGGTCGCCGACTGGCGAATGAATGGGGTGTTGGGGAGGGGGGACTACGGCGGCTGGCGCTTGGGTCTCGTGTGCTCACCGTGAAGATCGGCGGCGTGGTGCAGGCGACATCGGGATTCGAATCGGTGTGGGAACGTATGGTGATCATGGATATTGCCGCGGCCCAGGAGTGGTTCGAGTCCGTCGGCCGTCTCGATCGTATCGATGTGGTGACGAATCCCCATGCGGACGTCCGCGCCGTTCAACGCCAGCTCGAGTCTCAACTTCCGTACGGGACGATCGTTCGACGCCCGGTTCAGCGAGGTGAACAAGTCGAGGCGATGGTCGCTGCCTTTCGTATCAACCTGTTGATGCTCAGTGCAGTGGGCCTGCTGGTTGGGGGATTCTTAGTCTACAACACGCTGTCGTTTTCGGTCGCGCAACGTCGTCGCGATATCGGCATCCTGCGCGCGATCGGACTCTCTACGAGGGGAGTCGCCGCGGTGTTCCTGTGCGAAGGGCTCGGGTATGGGGTTATCGGAGGTGCGACGGGCAGCGCCCTTGGGATTCTGTTGTCCCACTCGTTGATGGGAGTCGTCGAGCGAAACATTTCCGATCTCTACATCTCCATGAGCGAAGTGCCGGCCCTCTGGCCGACGCTTTCCCAAGTGGCGCCGGTCGTCTCGGCGGGGATGCTCGGTGGGGTTGCGCTGTCATTACTCGGTGCCTGGAACCCCAGCCGAGAGGCGAGTCGCACGCACATTGTGGCGGCACTGGCGCCTGGAGGATACGAACTGGCGAGGATCCCTCGATTGAGGCGATGGTGGTGGAGCGGTATCGGGCTTATCGGATGTGCGGTCGTGCTCGCGTGCTTGCCCCCACGCGGGGCGGTGCCCGTCTTCGGATATCTGTCGGTGCTCTGCTTACTCCTCGGTCTCAGTGCATTGGCGCCCGCGCTCATTGGTTGGTTGGAAACCGCTCGGCAGTGGAGCCGATCCCACCGTCCGGATCGGGACGCGGCCGTGTCTCTTGCCGGGCTTGCTGCGGCCGCGGCCGGCCGCGCCCCCCACCGCAACGGGGTAACGATGTCGAGTTTGCTGGTCGGGTTGGCCATTACCGTAGGGGTGGTTGTCATGATCGGTAGTTTTCGGCATACCGTCGAGGTGTGGATCGATCAGACCGTGGTGGCAGATTTCATCGTGACCCCTACGGGATGGTTGAAGACCGGGGAAGAACCGCATGGCGGGCGAACGCTCCCTCGCCGGTGGGCCGATCGACTGGCCGATCTTGCCGGCGTGGCCGGAGTCGATACCTACCGCTCCCTGAACATCGAATTGGCCGGTCGGCCCCGTACATTGGTGGCGCGCGATCTTGGTCTTCATGCCGAGCACAGCCGGTATCTCTTTCTTGAGGGCGACTCATGGCAGGTCCTTCGACGCACGGTGGATGATCGCGGGGTCGTAATTTCGGAAATTCTCGCCGATGCAACGAGGCTTACGGTTGGGCAGGAGCTGATCCTGGCCACGCCGGCCGGTCCGCGGCCCTTCCGAGTGCAGGGGATCTTTCTGGACTACGCCACGGACGGAGGGAAGGTGGTGATGGACCGCAGCGTGTTCCGTGAGTATTGGGGAGACGATCGTGCCACTGTGATCCCCGTCTATGCGGCACAAGGGACAGATTTGGGTCGCCTGGAGCGCGATATTCGGACCCGCTTACAAGAAGAAGTCAATGGGGTGGATGGATTTGCCGTGCTGCCGAACGCGGAGCTTCGACGCGAGATACTTGCGATCTTCGATCGAACGTTCGGTCTGACGTACGTGCTCGAAGCCATGGCGGTGATGATCGCGATGTTCGGGATCGTCAATACCCTACTAACGGCGGCGCTGGAGCGACGGCGCGAACTTGCGACGCTTCAGGCGTTGGGGGCAAGCCAGGCGCAGGTCACGGGGCTCCTGGTCTGGGAAGCCGCGTACGTGGGCGCGCTAGGTGGCACGTTGGGGGCCCTGGGTGGCGTCGGTCTGGCGGCCGTGCTCGTCTGGGTTATCAACAAGCAGTCGTTCGGATGGACCATTCCTTTGGCCGTGCCCCCCGGGGTATTGGTGGTGGCGTTTCTCTGTGCGGTGGGATTGGCGTGTGCGGCGGCCTACTGGCCCGCCCGGTGGATTGCACGGCAACCGGTCTTGGACGGTCTTCGGTATGAGTAG
- the bioB gene encoding biotin synthase has protein sequence MSSYQTFADKALRDEALTRDEALSILSATDDDLLQLLDAAFQVRRRYFGRKVRLQMLLNAKSGACQEDCHYCSQSSVSTAPIDRYGLLPLQAMFEGARRAADSKAQRYCIVISGRAPLDREITDIAAAVSEIKKAYPIQICCSLGLLDQDQARRLKASGVDRINHNLNTSESYHPSICTTHSYQDRVTTIQAARSAGLEICSGGIVGMGERDQDLVDLSFGLRELKPDSIPLNTLHPASGTPLEQCHELTPTRCLKILCMFRFLHPRTELRVAGGREHNLRWLQPLALYPADSVFVNGYLTTPGQPAPDVWKMVEDLGFEIEVQSQSAAAPVC, from the coding sequence GTGAGTTCGTATCAAACGTTTGCCGATAAAGCCTTGCGCGATGAGGCCCTGACACGCGACGAGGCCCTCAGTATCTTATCTGCTACCGACGACGATCTCCTTCAACTCCTGGACGCAGCCTTTCAAGTGCGCCGGCGTTATTTTGGGCGCAAGGTGCGCCTCCAGATGCTCTTGAACGCGAAAAGCGGCGCCTGCCAGGAGGACTGTCACTATTGTTCGCAGTCATCGGTGTCAACGGCACCGATCGACCGATACGGGCTGCTCCCTCTGCAGGCTATGTTCGAGGGCGCTCGACGGGCCGCGGATTCCAAAGCGCAACGATACTGCATCGTGATCAGCGGGCGGGCACCACTGGACCGCGAGATCACCGACATCGCCGCGGCCGTCAGCGAGATCAAGAAAGCCTATCCCATACAGATTTGTTGTTCCCTTGGGCTACTGGACCAGGATCAGGCCCGACGGCTCAAGGCCTCCGGAGTGGATCGTATCAACCATAATTTGAATACGAGCGAATCCTACCACCCGTCGATTTGCACGACCCACTCGTATCAAGATCGCGTGACAACGATTCAGGCCGCCAGGTCTGCGGGATTGGAGATCTGCTCCGGAGGGATCGTGGGGATGGGTGAGCGAGACCAGGATTTGGTCGACTTGAGCTTTGGTTTACGGGAACTCAAGCCGGATTCCATTCCGCTGAACACGCTCCATCCAGCGAGTGGTACGCCGCTCGAGCAATGCCATGAACTGACGCCGACCCGCTGCTTGAAGATATTGTGCATGTTCCGATTCTTGCACCCTCGCACAGAACTGCGCGTGGCCGGCGGGCGGGAACACAACCTCCGCTGGCTGCAACCGCTCGCGCTGTATCCGGCCGATTCTGTTTTCGTCAACGGGTACCTGACGACTCCGGGCCAGCCCGCGCCGGACGTCTGGAAGATGGTCGAAGACCTCGGATTCGAAATCGAAGTGCAGTCTCAATCCGCAGCGGCGCCGGTCTGCTAG
- a CDS encoding tetratricopeptide repeat domain protein, whose amino-acid sequence MLRLLLTIFLATVGILFYGYFRELNPGTITIRTSPTDTYDLSPVTLILVSMAVGALIVTVMVGIRETTHLIGTWKSTRQQRRQEKVTSLHQEGTHAFLSKRLGDAKVIFQKALTIDPNRVDTLIWLGNLYRAEHNFVEAIRLHQTANRVEPRDIEVLLELATDLENAKRYEDALQALQDILRIDSDHLTAQIRRRDLLIRLEKWADALDIQYRLVKANLPGPDGQAQADLLVGCLYEVGRQLLERGSPDKARRFFRGAIKRDRGFLPAYIGLGEILLHEGKTKNAVDILERVFAKTKNVILLHRLEELHLELGEPSEIIRIYQEAIQRDPQNSVLRFYLGKLYYRLEMVDEAYDLLSGLEGPHDQLADYHKIMANLQLRKHNMEEAVLELKKALGFRKRVVVPYRCQHCRAEATEWSGRCRECRRWNTYVALPIPGAAAQSADRQALNPAPRPSYQGVASPFETV is encoded by the coding sequence ATGCTCCGACTGCTCCTGACAATCTTCCTGGCGACCGTCGGGATTCTGTTCTATGGATACTTTCGCGAACTGAATCCCGGCACCATCACGATCCGGACGAGTCCTACCGATACGTATGACCTCAGTCCTGTCACCCTGATTCTCGTGTCCATGGCCGTGGGTGCACTCATCGTGACCGTCATGGTCGGGATCCGTGAAACCACTCACTTGATCGGCACGTGGAAAAGCACTCGCCAACAGCGACGGCAGGAGAAAGTGACGTCCTTACACCAGGAAGGTACGCACGCATTTCTATCGAAGCGCCTGGGCGATGCCAAGGTGATCTTCCAGAAAGCCCTGACGATCGACCCCAATCGTGTGGATACGCTGATTTGGCTCGGCAATCTCTACCGGGCTGAGCACAATTTCGTCGAGGCGATCCGCCTCCATCAGACGGCCAATCGTGTGGAGCCTCGTGACATCGAGGTTCTGTTGGAGCTTGCCACCGATCTTGAGAATGCCAAGCGATATGAGGACGCGCTCCAGGCGCTGCAAGACATTCTTCGAATCGATTCGGACCACCTGACTGCACAGATCCGTCGGCGTGATTTGCTCATTCGCCTTGAAAAGTGGGCGGATGCATTGGACATCCAGTACCGGCTCGTCAAGGCCAACCTGCCCGGCCCCGATGGCCAAGCCCAGGCCGACCTACTGGTCGGATGCCTCTACGAGGTCGGCCGACAATTACTGGAGCGAGGCAGTCCCGACAAGGCACGCCGCTTTTTCAGGGGTGCCATCAAGCGAGATCGCGGATTCCTCCCCGCGTATATCGGCCTGGGAGAGATTTTGTTGCACGAGGGCAAGACCAAGAACGCCGTCGACATCCTGGAGCGGGTGTTTGCCAAAACCAAGAATGTCATACTCCTGCACCGGCTCGAGGAACTCCATCTCGAACTCGGAGAACCCAGCGAAATCATCCGGATCTACCAAGAGGCCATCCAGCGGGATCCACAGAATTCCGTGCTACGATTTTACTTGGGAAAGCTCTATTATCGGTTGGAGATGGTGGACGAAGCGTATGATCTATTGAGCGGATTGGAAGGCCCACACGATCAATTGGCCGACTACCACAAGATCATGGCTAACCTGCAGTTGCGTAAGCACAATATGGAAGAGGCCGTCCTCGAACTGAAGAAGGCGCTCGGTTTCCGTAAGCGGGTCGTCGTCCCATATCGTTGCCAGCATTGCCGCGCCGAAGCCACCGAGTGGTCCGGGCGCTGCCGGGAATGCCGCCGGTGGAATACCTATGTCGCGCTCCCTATCCCTGGCGCAGCCGCCCAGTCGGCCGACCGTCAGGCACTGAATCCCGCGCCGCGGCCGTCCTATCAAGGTGTTGCATCACCATTTGAAACGGTGTAG
- the rsfS gene encoding ribosomal silencing factor RsfS codes for MLHVAKLTSIADYFVLCSGESERQVRAIADSIDETLSTQHLPPLGTEGGPTAKWIVMDFGDVVVHIFHQAVRDHYGLEKLWADATRVRLPAGASAAPVKARAGSTKSRASRAGR; via the coding sequence GTGTTGCACGTCGCCAAGCTGACGTCGATTGCCGACTATTTTGTCCTGTGCTCCGGTGAATCCGAACGCCAGGTTCGGGCCATCGCGGACAGCATCGACGAAACTCTGTCCACGCAACATCTTCCCCCGCTCGGGACGGAGGGTGGACCCACCGCAAAGTGGATTGTCATGGACTTCGGCGACGTCGTCGTTCATATTTTCCACCAAGCGGTCCGCGACCATTATGGTTTGGAAAAGCTGTGGGCCGACGCCACGCGCGTACGCCTGCCGGCGGGCGCATCCGCTGCACCCGTGAAGGCCCGCGCTGGCAGCACCAAGTCACGTGCTTCCCGAGCCGGGCGGTAG
- the nadD gene encoding putative nicotinate-nucleotide adenylyltransferase, with protein sequence MTPSPPGRPTSSQRKLGILGGTFNPIHRCHLVLAREIRARLALDEILFIPTGDPPHKADGHLASAEHRLAMVRLAIEDVPGFDLSDIEIRRPGRSYSIDTLTALRKDLEADTELFFCIGLDAFLDFESWRQPDDLLRTCDFVVVSRPGTRFESLSTLTILSPLDLSRLQALDSGGIDQLSLPLPSGRSLHLLTITPCPVSASMIRTRIGQGLAVEGLLPPPVERYIIRAGLYQERTNPTRLEG encoded by the coding sequence GTGACTCCCTCGCCACCCGGCCGGCCGACATCCAGCCAACGCAAGCTCGGCATTCTCGGCGGAACATTCAACCCAATTCATCGCTGCCATCTCGTGTTGGCCCGTGAAATCCGGGCCCGTCTCGCCCTTGATGAGATCCTCTTCATCCCGACGGGCGACCCGCCTCATAAGGCGGACGGTCATCTGGCGTCCGCCGAGCATCGCTTGGCCATGGTGCGACTCGCCATAGAAGACGTGCCGGGCTTTGACCTCTCCGACATCGAAATCCGCCGCCCAGGCCGATCCTATTCCATTGACACGCTGACCGCACTACGAAAGGATCTCGAAGCAGACACGGAGCTTTTTTTTTGTATCGGCCTCGACGCGTTCCTCGACTTCGAATCCTGGCGGCAACCGGATGACTTGTTGCGGACCTGTGACTTCGTGGTGGTGTCTAGGCCGGGGACGCGATTCGAGTCTCTTTCAACACTCACCATCCTGAGCCCGCTCGACCTGTCACGTCTGCAGGCATTGGATTCGGGCGGCATTGATCAGCTCTCGCTGCCTTTGCCGTCCGGCCGGTCGCTGCATCTGCTGACGATCACCCCTTGTCCAGTCTCGGCCTCGATGATTCGGACACGCATTGGGCAGGGGCTCGCTGTGGAGGGTCTCTTGCCGCCCCCCGTCGAACGCTATATAATCCGCGCGGGTCTCTATCAGGAGCGTACCAATCCCACTCGACTCGAAGGCTAA
- the proB gene encoding glutamate 5-kinase, with protein MRQQLLTQAKRVVVKVGSSLIASRDHGLRNERLERICSELSAVKQHGKDLLLVTSGAIVSGLKKLGLNSYPKNLPVKQAAAAVGQSRLMWAYEQAFERSGQHVAQILLTHQDLADRRRFLNARHTLTTLLSFGVVPIINENDTVAVDEIRFGDNDTLAGQVAHLVDADLLVILSDVDGLFTADPRRHPDASLIPEISEVTEEIQRLAGDSSTFEGTGGMMTKVRAAKKVAEYGVSTLLLNGQTEGLLGRILGGADGGSFFHPHSQRLSSRKHWIAFTLRPRGSVVLDPGAVEALVARGKSLLASGILTVEGDFEAGDAVACRNAQGREIAKGLVNYSAVVLTRIKGMKTADIRNSLGQPEYEEVIHRDNLVILR; from the coding sequence ATGCGCCAGCAACTCCTGACCCAAGCGAAACGTGTGGTCGTCAAGGTGGGGAGCAGCCTCATCGCGTCACGCGATCATGGCCTTCGCAACGAACGCCTGGAGCGCATTTGCTCGGAGCTCTCGGCCGTCAAGCAACACGGCAAGGACCTGTTGCTGGTCACCTCCGGGGCGATCGTTTCGGGACTCAAGAAGCTGGGACTGAATAGCTATCCCAAGAACCTGCCCGTGAAGCAGGCCGCTGCCGCGGTGGGGCAAAGCCGATTGATGTGGGCCTACGAACAGGCCTTCGAACGATCGGGGCAGCACGTGGCCCAGATCCTGCTGACGCATCAGGATCTTGCCGACCGGCGCCGGTTTCTCAACGCCCGGCATACGCTGACGACACTGCTCTCATTCGGGGTGGTCCCGATCATCAATGAGAACGACACGGTTGCGGTGGATGAGATTCGATTTGGAGACAACGATACGCTGGCCGGCCAGGTTGCTCATTTGGTCGATGCCGATCTCTTGGTGATCTTGTCGGACGTCGACGGACTCTTCACAGCCGATCCGCGGCGCCACCCGGACGCGAGCCTGATCCCGGAAATCTCCGAAGTCACCGAGGAGATTCAGCGCTTGGCCGGCGACTCTTCGACGTTTGAAGGGACCGGCGGCATGATGACGAAAGTGCGCGCGGCAAAGAAGGTCGCCGAGTACGGCGTGTCCACGCTCCTTTTGAACGGGCAGACGGAAGGACTCCTCGGGCGGATCCTGGGGGGTGCAGACGGAGGCAGCTTCTTTCACCCCCACTCTCAACGGCTCTCCAGCCGCAAGCACTGGATTGCCTTCACCCTTCGACCTCGAGGTTCCGTCGTGCTCGATCCCGGTGCCGTCGAAGCCCTGGTCGCAAGAGGGAAAAGCTTGCTCGCCTCTGGAATCCTCACGGTAGAGGGCGACTTCGAGGCCGGAGACGCCGTGGCATGCCGGAACGCGCAGGGTCGTGAGATTGCCAAAGGCTTGGTCAATTATTCGGCCGTGGTTCTCACGCGAATCAAAGGGATGAAGACCGCGGATATTCGGAATTCGCTCGGGCAACCCGAGTACGAGGAAGTCATCCATCGGGACAATCTGGTGATTCTACGGTAG
- the obg gene encoding GTPase Obg, which produces MFVDEAHITVKAGKGGDGACSFRREKFVPRGGPDGGDGGNGGSVILRASYRLSTLLDLRYQQHYEAKPGDPGQGRNKHGKTAADVIVVVPVGTSVLDDETGDILADLTEDNQAFVAVSGGQGGRGNSHFATSTNQTPTRCEPGRSADERRLRLKLKLLADVGLIGLPNAGKSTLIAAISAARPKIADYPFTTLVPNLGVVRAGDDRSFVVADIPGLIEGAHEGKGLGQQFLRHIERTSVLLYVIDISEWAPEDPVTAFEILRHELVAYDASLRKRPFAVVATKLDLKGDGTRLSALQTYCKKRRIRALGISAATREGLDDLVRFLAAQIKRLRQVPCASNS; this is translated from the coding sequence ATGTTTGTGGATGAGGCCCACATCACCGTCAAGGCAGGCAAAGGGGGAGACGGAGCGTGCAGCTTCCGCCGAGAAAAATTCGTTCCCCGCGGCGGGCCCGACGGGGGGGACGGTGGAAACGGCGGGTCAGTCATTCTCCGTGCTTCGTATCGACTGAGCACCCTCCTCGACCTTCGCTATCAGCAACACTACGAGGCTAAGCCCGGCGATCCAGGCCAGGGCCGGAATAAGCACGGCAAGACCGCGGCCGACGTCATCGTCGTCGTCCCCGTCGGTACATCGGTCTTGGACGACGAGACCGGGGACATCCTCGCGGACCTCACCGAAGACAACCAGGCCTTTGTGGCAGTCTCCGGAGGCCAAGGCGGGCGGGGGAACTCGCACTTTGCGACTTCTACCAACCAAACTCCGACCCGCTGCGAGCCTGGACGATCCGCAGACGAGCGCCGCTTACGGTTGAAACTGAAATTATTGGCGGACGTGGGCCTCATCGGGCTGCCGAACGCCGGGAAGTCGACGCTGATCGCGGCGATTTCGGCTGCCCGCCCCAAGATTGCCGACTACCCATTTACGACGCTCGTGCCCAATCTTGGGGTGGTGCGCGCGGGTGACGATCGATCCTTTGTGGTGGCCGACATCCCCGGCCTGATCGAAGGAGCACACGAGGGGAAGGGTCTCGGCCAGCAGTTTCTTCGACACATCGAGCGGACTTCCGTGCTCCTCTATGTCATCGATATTTCCGAGTGGGCCCCGGAAGACCCCGTGACCGCCTTTGAGATACTCCGGCACGAACTGGTCGCCTACGATGCGTCGTTGAGAAAGCGCCCCTTTGCGGTGGTCGCCACCAAGCTGGACCTGAAAGGCGACGGGACCCGGCTGTCTGCGTTGCAAACCTACTGCAAGAAGAGGCGGATACGGGCTCTTGGCATTTCGGCGGCGACCCGAGAGGGACTCGACGACCTCGTCCGTTTCCTTGCCGCCCAAATCAAGCGCCTCCGGCAAGTCCCATGCGCCAGCAACTCCTGA
- the rpmA gene encoding 50S ribosomal protein L27 encodes MATNKGGGSSRNGRDSNPQYLGVKAYGGQTVTAGSIIVRQRGTKFFPGFNVGIGRDHTLFAKVSGVVKFESGRDRQKVSILPTTS; translated from the coding sequence ATGGCAACAAACAAAGGCGGCGGTTCCTCACGAAATGGACGCGATAGCAATCCCCAGTATCTTGGCGTGAAGGCGTATGGTGGGCAGACGGTGACGGCAGGCAGCATCATTGTCCGCCAGCGGGGAACGAAATTTTTCCCTGGATTCAATGTCGGAATCGGCAGGGATCACACCCTCTTTGCGAAGGTGTCCGGTGTGGTCAAGTTCGAAAGCGGGCGCGACCGGCAAAAGGTCAGTATCCTTCCCACCACCTCGTAG
- the rplU gene encoding 50S ribosomal protein L21 produces the protein MYAIVTTGGKQYRVEAGQILQVERLPGEVGASVELTDVNLIHSDQGFAVGQPTVQKARVTGEIVRQGRSRSIMVFKKKRRKNYRRTRGHRQAFTQIRITGIEAR, from the coding sequence ATGTACGCTATCGTAACGACAGGTGGAAAACAGTACCGAGTGGAAGCCGGTCAAATTCTTCAAGTTGAACGACTGCCCGGAGAAGTCGGTGCCTCGGTCGAGCTGACGGACGTCAACCTGATCCATAGCGATCAGGGTTTTGCGGTGGGACAACCGACGGTTCAGAAGGCGCGCGTGACCGGCGAAATCGTCCGCCAGGGCCGATCCCGCTCGATCATGGTGTTCAAGAAGAAGCGTCGCAAGAATTATCGCCGCACGCGCGGCCATCGCCAGGCCTTTACGCAGATCCGCATAACCGGCATTGAAGCACGCTAA
- the ilvE gene encoding branched chain amino acid aminotransferase, translating to MQPSEKIWMDGKLVDWQDAQIHVLTHSLHYGLAAFEGIRCYQGKSGSAIFRLPEHVDRLFESAHIAVMAIPFDKKQITEAIVETVRANRLESCYIRPLVFIGYGAMGVYPGDNPIRVAIAAWKWGTYLGEEALAKGMRACVSSFTRHHVNVSMTRGKISGYYVNSILAKREAKANGYDEAVLLDPDGYVAEGTGENVFIVRRGRLITTPLTSILEGITRNTIMELARERNIPVVEERFTRDAMYVAEEMFVTGTAAELTPVREVDGRTIGAGKPGPITTSLQQAFFSVVRGEDRSHVSWLTPV from the coding sequence ATGCAGCCCAGCGAGAAAATCTGGATGGACGGCAAACTGGTCGATTGGCAGGACGCGCAGATCCACGTTCTGACCCATTCCCTGCATTACGGCTTGGCGGCGTTCGAGGGGATTCGCTGTTATCAAGGGAAGTCCGGGTCCGCCATTTTTCGCCTGCCGGAACACGTCGATCGGCTATTCGAATCTGCGCACATTGCGGTGATGGCCATTCCGTTCGACAAGAAACAGATTACAGAGGCCATCGTTGAAACGGTGCGGGCCAATCGCTTGGAGAGTTGCTACATTCGTCCATTGGTCTTCATCGGCTACGGCGCCATGGGTGTGTATCCCGGCGACAATCCGATTCGCGTCGCCATTGCGGCATGGAAGTGGGGCACCTATCTGGGCGAGGAAGCGTTGGCGAAGGGTATGCGGGCGTGTGTGTCCTCGTTCACACGTCATCATGTCAACGTGTCGATGACGCGAGGCAAGATCTCGGGGTACTACGTCAACTCCATTCTCGCCAAGCGCGAAGCGAAAGCCAATGGCTACGACGAAGCCGTGCTGCTTGATCCCGACGGGTACGTGGCGGAGGGCACGGGTGAAAATGTGTTCATCGTTCGTCGGGGGCGGTTGATCACCACGCCGCTGACGTCGATTCTCGAAGGGATCACCCGCAACACGATCATGGAGTTGGCGCGCGAGCGCAATATCCCGGTAGTTGAAGAGCGGTTCACTCGCGATGCCATGTACGTGGCCGAGGAAATGTTCGTCACCGGCACGGCCGCCGAACTGACGCCCGTCCGAGAAGTCGATGGTCGGACAATCGGCGCCGGTAAGCCGGGCCCCATTACGACGTCACTGCAGCAAGCGTTCTTTTCGGTCGTGCGCGGTGAGGACCGGTCCCACGTTTCGTGGCTCACCCCTGTCTAG
- the tpiA gene encoding triosephosphate isomerase → MRRFLIAGNWKMNKTATEAVMLVRQFFEQLPKTSRVDIILAPPFTALPAVAGTLGPQTPHVSLGAQNVFWEDHGAFTGEVSAPMLADLHCQYVIVGHSERRQLLGETDAAVAKKITALLRHGLRPIVCVGETKDERLRHETERVVSRQILGGLGHLSADQLDFVTIAYEPVWAIGTGEAASVDQAALVHRHIRTVMTSQWKTSVGHNIRILYGGSVNAKNAGTFLASPEVNGALVGGACLDPAAFATIAAIAEATS, encoded by the coding sequence ATGCGACGATTTCTCATCGCCGGCAATTGGAAGATGAACAAGACGGCCACGGAGGCCGTCATGTTGGTCCGACAATTTTTCGAACAACTCCCCAAAACCTCCCGCGTCGACATCATCCTTGCACCACCCTTTACCGCCCTTCCGGCCGTCGCCGGAACCTTGGGGCCTCAGACTCCTCACGTCTCACTCGGCGCCCAGAACGTCTTTTGGGAGGACCACGGGGCATTCACGGGAGAGGTCTCCGCGCCCATGCTCGCCGACCTGCACTGCCAGTATGTCATTGTCGGTCATTCGGAACGACGGCAACTCTTGGGCGAAACGGATGCGGCGGTGGCGAAGAAAATTACCGCGCTCCTGCGACACGGACTACGTCCGATCGTCTGCGTCGGCGAAACGAAAGACGAACGGCTCCGCCATGAGACGGAGCGTGTCGTGTCTCGTCAGATCCTGGGAGGGCTTGGGCACCTGTCTGCGGATCAACTGGATTTCGTGACCATCGCGTACGAACCGGTGTGGGCGATCGGCACCGGCGAGGCGGCGTCAGTGGACCAGGCGGCCCTCGTGCATCGCCATATCCGAACCGTCATGACCTCGCAGTGGAAAACATCCGTGGGACACAACATCCGGATTCTCTACGGAGGGAGCGTGAACGCCAAGAACGCCGGAACCTTCCTTGCTTCACCGGAGGTGAACGGCGCATTAGTGGGTGGCGCTTGTCTCGATCCGGCGGCCTTTGCTACAATCGCCGCGATCGCCGAAGCCACCAGCTAG